Proteins found in one Oreochromis niloticus isolate F11D_XX linkage group LG22, O_niloticus_UMD_NMBU, whole genome shotgun sequence genomic segment:
- the LOC100691179 gene encoding relaxin-3 receptor 2 translates to MSNIDLQRLELYKSILSSCGSGTFCNNSELIFQNMSIYNWLEFPNPPSWLRIVISVVYFIVATAGILGNLLVMFLLYSTHTITTGNINFFVFNLAVAQLMFSLALPFWAVDTALDYSWPFGLGTCKAVSLFTGLNVFASCFFLTAMSLTRYCYVATALKPGTSFCSRSWTFPLATAFIWAGAFILAVPRAVFAELKNVGLGNDTICLLRFPVTTWLEVNHLLRVVLGFLLPYTIIILSYLLLMRFLCRHKLKGGNSRRKTDISKSVAVVVFSFWACWFPYNILTVWRALIHFDVVDISPSFYSAQAYFFPLANCLAFTSSCFNPIIYCLVRKEYRAALLNVLFKLSLAITSKVPYGINSEAGSGQAGQLGIPVNSIFSHTSQTDTRRYVPLSTLPTVTSTL, encoded by the coding sequence ATGTCAAACATTGACTTGCAGAGACTTGAGCTCTACAAAAGCATCCTGAGCAGTTGCGGTTCAGGCACATTCTGCAACAACTCTGAGCTGATTTTTCAAAACATGAGTATTTACAACTGGCTGGAGTTTCCTAATCCTCCCTCCTGGCTGAGGATTGTCATCTCTGTGGTCTACTTTATTGTGGCTACAGCTGGAATACTGGGGAACTTGTTAGTAATGTTCCTTCTCTACTCTACTCACACCATCACCACAGGCAATAtcaatttctttgtttttaacttaGCTGTGGCTCAGCTAATGTTTTCGCTGGCGTTACCATTTTGGGCTGTTGATACTGCGCTGGACTATAGCTGGCCCTTTGGCTTGGGCACATGTAAGGCCGTGTCCCTATTCACTGGGCTGAATGTGTTTGCTAGTTGCTTTTTCCTCACAGCTATGAGTTTGACTCGTTACTGCTATGTGGCAACTGCTCTCAAACCAGGCACTTCCTTCTGCAGCAGATCCTGGACTTTCCCGCTGGCCACAGCTTTTATTTGGGCCGGAGCGTTCATTTTGGCCGTACCCCGAGCTGTGTTTGCAGAACTGAAAAATGTGGGCCTTGGCAACGACACAATATGCCTGCTCCGTTTCCCTGTTACAACATGGCTTGAAGTGAACCACCTCCTGCGAGTTGTGCTGGGATTTCTGCTGCCCTACACCATTATCATCCTCTCCTACCTGCTTCTGATGCGCTTCCTCTGTCGGCATAAACTGAAAGGCGGCAACTCTCGGCGAAAGACTGATATTTCAAAGTCGGTGGCAGTGGTGGTGTTCTCCTTCTGGGCCTGCTGGTTCCCGTACAACATCCTCACGGTTTGGAGAGCCCTGATCCATTTTGACGTGGTTGATATCAGCCCCTCGTTCTACTCGGCTCAAGCGTACTTTTTCCCTCTGGCCAACTGTCTGGCTTTCACCAGCAGCTGCTTCAACCCCATCATCTACTGCCTGGTTAGAAAAGAGTACCGTGCGGCTCTCCTTAATGTGCTTTTCAAATTAAGTTTAGCCATTACGTCCAAGGTGCCCTATGGTATAAATTCTGAGGCGGGGTCAGGGCAAGCAGGCCAGCTGGGTATTCCAGTCAACAGCATTTTCAGCCACACGTCCCAAACTGACACGAGGAGATACGTCCCTCTGTCAACACTGCCAACTGTAACCTCCACGCTGTAA